In one window of Corynebacterium mycetoides DNA:
- a CDS encoding amino acid ABC transporter ATP-binding protein, producing the protein MTTPMIQAVDVWKSFGDLDVLKGIDLEVAPGSVTCLIGPSGSGKSTFLRCVNHLEKVTAGRLYVDGELIGYRERGGRLHEMPEADAARQRRDIGMVFQQFNLFGHRTVLENIIEAPIHVKGIPAAEAKQRAMELLAMVGLEAKASAYPIQLSGGQQQRVAIARAVAMEPKLMLFDEPTSALDPELVGEVLQVMKRLADDGMTMLVVTHEMNFAREVADRVAFMADGRIVEYGTPAEVLDNPREQRTQAFLSTLF; encoded by the coding sequence ATGACCACCCCCATGATCCAGGCCGTCGACGTGTGGAAGTCCTTCGGTGACCTCGACGTGCTCAAGGGCATCGACCTCGAGGTCGCGCCCGGCTCCGTCACCTGCCTCATCGGCCCCTCCGGCTCCGGCAAGTCCACCTTCCTGCGCTGCGTGAACCACCTGGAGAAGGTCACCGCCGGGCGTCTCTACGTCGACGGTGAGCTCATCGGCTACCGCGAGCGCGGCGGCCGCCTCCACGAGATGCCCGAGGCCGACGCCGCCCGGCAGCGCCGCGACATCGGCATGGTGTTCCAGCAGTTCAACCTGTTCGGCCACCGCACGGTACTGGAAAACATCATCGAGGCCCCCATCCACGTCAAGGGCATACCGGCGGCCGAGGCCAAGCAGCGCGCGATGGAGCTGCTCGCCATGGTCGGGCTCGAGGCAAAAGCGTCGGCCTACCCGATCCAGCTCTCGGGCGGCCAGCAGCAGCGCGTGGCCATCGCGCGGGCGGTCGCCATGGAGCCCAAGCTCATGCTTTTCGACGAGCCCACCTCCGCGCTCGACCCCGAGCTGGTGGGCGAAGTCCTGCAGGTGATGAAGCGGCTCGCGGACGACGGAATGACCATGCTCGTGGTCACCCACGAGATGAATTTCGCCCGCGAGGTCGCCGACCGGGTTGCGTTCATGGCCGACGGGCGCATCGTGGAGTACGGCACCCCCGCCGAGGTGCTGGACAACCCGCGGGAGCAGCGCACGCAGGCGTTTTTGTCCACCCTGTTCTAG
- a CDS encoding amino acid ABC transporter permease, whose translation MTSAVSSPSSRPERIKAVPQRHPGRWIGSAILLALAAWFVIGAARNDAYGWDTYIRYLFDTRIAVAAGHTLAITVLAMLIGVIGGVLLAVMRMSPNPVFTAIAWVYLWVFRGTPIYVQLIFWGLLGSIYDTINFGVAEIPLEPFTSSAFALAVVGLALNEAAYMAEIVRSGVSSVPEGQIEASKALGMSWSQTLRRTVLPQAMRIIIPPTGNEFISLLKTSSLVVAVPYSLELYGRSMDIAAALFEPVPMLLVAATWYLAITSVLMVGQHYLEKYFDRGATRQLTGRQLASLADAEGTIPRNVEIIDAPGKKGR comes from the coding sequence ATGACCTCAGCCGTATCCTCCCCCTCCTCCCGCCCGGAGCGGATCAAGGCTGTGCCCCAGCGCCACCCCGGCCGGTGGATCGGCTCCGCCATCCTGCTCGCGCTCGCCGCCTGGTTCGTCATCGGCGCCGCGCGTAATGACGCCTACGGCTGGGACACGTACATCCGCTACCTCTTCGACACCCGGATTGCCGTCGCCGCCGGCCACACCCTGGCCATTACTGTCTTAGCCATGCTCATCGGCGTCATCGGCGGCGTCCTGCTCGCCGTGATGCGGATGTCACCCAACCCGGTGTTCACGGCGATTGCGTGGGTCTACCTCTGGGTCTTCCGCGGCACTCCGATCTACGTGCAGCTGATCTTCTGGGGCCTGCTCGGCTCCATCTACGACACCATCAACTTCGGCGTTGCGGAGATCCCGCTGGAGCCGTTCACCTCCTCGGCGTTCGCCCTGGCCGTCGTAGGCCTGGCGCTCAACGAGGCCGCCTACATGGCAGAGATCGTGCGCTCCGGCGTCTCCTCGGTCCCCGAGGGCCAGATCGAGGCGTCCAAGGCGCTGGGTATGAGCTGGTCGCAGACCTTGCGCCGCACCGTTTTGCCGCAGGCCATGCGCATCATCATCCCGCCGACGGGCAACGAGTTCATCTCGCTGCTCAAGACGTCCTCGCTGGTCGTGGCCGTCCCCTACTCGCTGGAGCTTTACGGCCGCTCGATGGACATCGCCGCGGCCCTGTTCGAGCCCGTCCCCATGCTGCTCGTCGCCGCGACCTGGTACCTGGCGATCACCTCGGTGCTCATGGTGGGCCAGCACTACCTGGAGAAGTACTTCGACCGCGGCGCGACGCGCCAGCTCACCGGCCGGCAGCTCGCCAGCCTCGCCGACGCCGAGGGCACCATCCCGCGCAACGTCGAAATTATTGACGCACCCGGCAAGAAGGGACGCTAA
- a CDS encoding ABC transporter substrate-binding protein codes for MSRLRALARRGAAAGLVAASTVLAGCVTNVEGGNPDGWQPIVPDEVPEIAAVVPDSVAADGMLSVGTNPPFAPFEFKDSQGNLVGVELDLGRAVASVMGLEFDPQDMDFAMILPAVQAGSLDAGMSGFTDTEERRQSYDFVNFLYAGIQWAQQPGNDVDPAEPCGLTVAVQRTTVSETDDVRPKAAACEEQGKKPMTVLSFDTSDNAALAALTGRADAFSADSPVTAWAVERSDGELEMVGEMFDAAPYGFAVNKDSELGPAMAAALQHLIDTGDYARILAQWNIDNGLLDHALINEQPLEGLS; via the coding sequence GTGAGTCGACTTCGCGCGCTTGCCCGCCGTGGCGCGGCCGCGGGCTTGGTCGCGGCGAGTACCGTGCTCGCCGGCTGCGTCACCAATGTCGAGGGCGGAAACCCGGACGGGTGGCAGCCAATCGTCCCGGACGAGGTGCCCGAGATCGCCGCGGTGGTGCCCGACAGCGTTGCGGCGGACGGCATGCTCTCCGTGGGCACGAACCCGCCGTTCGCGCCGTTCGAGTTCAAGGACTCCCAGGGCAACCTAGTCGGCGTCGAGCTCGACCTGGGGCGCGCCGTCGCCTCGGTGATGGGCCTGGAATTCGACCCGCAGGACATGGACTTCGCCATGATCCTGCCCGCGGTTCAAGCCGGAAGCCTTGACGCGGGCATGTCGGGGTTCACCGACACCGAGGAGCGCCGCCAGAGCTACGACTTTGTTAACTTCCTCTACGCCGGCATCCAGTGGGCGCAGCAGCCCGGCAACGACGTCGACCCCGCCGAACCGTGCGGGCTCACCGTGGCCGTGCAGCGCACGACCGTCTCCGAGACGGACGATGTGCGCCCCAAGGCCGCCGCCTGCGAGGAGCAGGGCAAAAAGCCGATGACGGTGCTGTCGTTCGACACCTCCGACAACGCGGCCCTGGCCGCGCTGACCGGCCGCGCCGACGCCTTTAGCGCCGACTCCCCCGTCACCGCGTGGGCTGTCGAGCGTTCCGACGGCGAACTGGAGATGGTCGGCGAGATGTTCGACGCCGCGCCCTACGGATTCGCGGTGAACAAGGACTCCGAGCTCGGCCCGGCGATGGCGGCCGCGCTACAGCACCTCATCGACACCGGTGACTACGCGCGCATCCTCGCGCAATGGAACATCGACAACGGCCTGCTCGACCACGCACTGATCAACGAACAGCCGCTGGAAGGACTCTCATGA
- a CDS encoding SRPBCC domain-containing protein, translating into MRPHAHPRRRAAARETWDVLTDPDKTAQWFGRWTGAGRVGEPIQVAMTHEEGESAMEMTVTECEAPRKLRLVSRETASWDISVELTEQPDGTKILFTHHDVPLDQLHEIGPGWEFYLDRFAGSVDKRPAREWEAYFPAQQEYYRALTAGN; encoded by the coding sequence ATGCGACCTCATGCTCACCCGCGACGTCGCGCGGCAGCCCGCGAGACCTGGGACGTCCTCACAGACCCGGACAAGACCGCGCAGTGGTTCGGCAGGTGGACTGGTGCCGGGCGCGTCGGTGAGCCCATCCAGGTCGCCATGACGCACGAGGAGGGTGAAAGCGCCATGGAGATGACCGTCACGGAGTGCGAGGCCCCGCGGAAACTGCGTCTCGTTTCGCGCGAGACCGCGTCGTGGGACATCTCCGTGGAGCTCACCGAGCAACCGGACGGGACGAAGATCCTGTTTACCCACCATGACGTGCCACTCGATCAGCTGCACGAGATCGGCCCGGGGTGGGAGTTTTACCTGGATCGCTTCGCGGGGAGCGTCGATAAGCGGCCGGCGCGCGAATGGGAGGCGTACTTTCCCGCCCAGCAGGAGTACTACCGGGCGCTGACCGCCGGCAATTAA
- a CDS encoding dicarboxylate/amino acid:cation symporter — MKKFGFGAQVLTGLIVGLILGFIARTGDVAWLSGALTWVGSTYVQLLKLLIPPLVFTAVVTSASNLRQVTNAARLAVQTLVWFAITAFVSVLIGIGVALVLRPGETSSVDPSAAADPSATGSWLGFIESVVPANFLGLSASAADDGSVSIGFNVLQILVISLVVGVAAVKAGQKAQPFIDFSESLLSIIQVALWWVIRLAPIGTAALIGKAVATYGWEALGSLGMFVLAIYVGLALVIFVFYPALLAANRIPVRDFFRRVWPVTTLGFVTRSSLGVLPVTQRTVEKSMGVPTEYASFAMPLAATTKMDGCASIYPAISAIFVSQFYGIPLGFTDYLLIIAVSVLGSAATAGTTGATVMLTLTLSTLGLPLSGVGLLLAVEPIVDMGRTAVNVTGQALVGTLVAKREGILDEEAWEREPETVRG; from the coding sequence ATGAAGAAGTTCGGCTTCGGAGCCCAAGTGCTCACGGGCCTCATCGTCGGGTTGATCCTCGGCTTCATCGCCCGGACCGGCGACGTCGCGTGGCTATCCGGGGCGCTGACCTGGGTGGGATCGACCTATGTCCAGCTGCTGAAGCTGCTCATCCCCCCGTTGGTGTTCACGGCGGTGGTCACCTCGGCATCAAACCTCCGCCAAGTCACTAACGCCGCACGGCTGGCGGTGCAAACCCTGGTGTGGTTCGCCATCACAGCTTTTGTCTCCGTGCTCATCGGCATCGGCGTAGCGCTCGTCCTGCGCCCCGGCGAGACCTCGAGCGTCGACCCCTCCGCCGCTGCCGACCCCTCCGCCACCGGCTCCTGGCTCGGGTTCATTGAATCGGTCGTGCCCGCCAACTTCCTCGGCTTGAGCGCGAGCGCCGCCGACGACGGCTCCGTGTCCATCGGCTTCAACGTTCTGCAGATCCTTGTAATCTCGCTTGTCGTCGGTGTGGCCGCGGTCAAGGCGGGACAGAAGGCGCAGCCATTCATCGACTTTTCCGAGTCGCTGCTCTCGATCATCCAGGTGGCTCTGTGGTGGGTCATTCGCCTGGCCCCGATTGGCACCGCGGCGCTGATCGGCAAGGCAGTCGCCACCTACGGGTGGGAGGCACTCGGCTCCCTGGGGATGTTCGTCCTGGCCATTTACGTCGGCCTCGCGCTGGTGATCTTCGTGTTCTACCCGGCGCTGCTGGCGGCAAACAGGATTCCCGTCCGTGACTTCTTCCGCCGCGTGTGGCCGGTGACCACCCTCGGGTTTGTCACCCGCTCTTCGCTCGGTGTTCTGCCGGTCACCCAGCGCACCGTTGAGAAGTCGATGGGCGTGCCCACCGAGTACGCGTCGTTCGCGATGCCGCTGGCCGCAACCACGAAGATGGACGGTTGCGCGTCGATCTACCCCGCCATCTCCGCGATCTTTGTCAGCCAGTTCTACGGCATCCCTCTCGGGTTCACCGACTACCTGCTCATCATCGCCGTCTCGGTGCTCGGATCGGCGGCCACAGCCGGCACCACGGGCGCAACCGTCATGCTGACCTTGACCCTGTCCACCCTCGGCCTGCCGCTGTCGGGTGTGGGCCTGCTGCTCGCCGTCGAACCGATCGTGGACATGGGCCGCACCGCCGTCAACGTCACCGGTCAGGCGCTCGTGGGTACCCTCGTGGCTAAGCGCGAGGGCATCCTCGACGAGGAGGCCTGGGAGCGCGAGCCGGAGACCGTACGGGGTTAA
- the polA gene encoding DNA polymerase I encodes MAFRAFFALPADNFSTSGGQHTNAVYGFLSMFANIIAEEKPTHAAVAFDVGRKTFRTEKFPEYKAQRESSPPEFKGQVPLIEDILGDLGVVTLSKENFEADDIVATLVTQARAEGDYEIVLVSGDRDYIQLVDNSTTLLYPMRGVSTMTRFTPESVKEKYGLTPAQYPDFAALRGDPSDNLPSVPKVGEKTATKWIAEYGDLEGLIAHADGIKGVAGGNFRERIDQVRLNRELTQMITDVDLPVVPADLEMKPADVASVAKAFDDLEFGVNLRERVLAVVSTSGESEAPAAATELAEVEVEDTSLDTWLAAREGEGVAAFVTGNGAPGRGDVVALALVDKQRRGIHKEAAELSPAEDAALKRWAESEDPKFLHDAKAAFHMFKGRGITLRGIAHDTAIAAYLLRPGQRTYELADVYQRHLQRHLDTGGDQLSLLGDTSLVDSAAAVLELAEELARQLSGIDSYELYADLELPLVAILAEMEHAGIAVDTDVLGDQLKDFAAKVVEVEEEARQLVDEPGLNLSSPKQLSVVLFDKLNLPKTKKTKTGYSTAAGEIEALAEKNPHPFLDKLLAHREYQKMKSTIEGLIKSVQDDGRIHTTFKQTVASTGRLSSVDPNLQNIPVRTEAGRRIRSAFTVGDSYECLLTADYSQIEMRVMAHLSSDEGLIEAYREGEDLHNFVGSRVFDVPIDQVTPELRRRVKAMSYGLVYGLSAYGLSNQLSISAGEAKNIMENYFERFGGVKRYLDEVVEKARHDGYTSTVFGRRRYLPELTSDNRVARENAERAALNAPIQGSAADIIKVAMIRVDHALEPFQSRVLLQVHDELVVEVAPGELEQVREIVEREMDSAITLLVPLEVSAGTGANWDEAAH; translated from the coding sequence ATGGCATTCCGCGCCTTCTTCGCGCTCCCGGCGGACAACTTCTCCACCTCCGGCGGCCAGCACACGAACGCGGTGTACGGCTTCCTCTCCATGTTCGCGAACATCATCGCGGAGGAGAAGCCGACGCACGCCGCGGTGGCGTTCGACGTGGGCCGCAAAACCTTCCGCACGGAGAAGTTCCCGGAGTACAAGGCGCAGCGCGAGTCGTCGCCGCCGGAGTTCAAGGGCCAGGTCCCGCTCATCGAGGACATCCTGGGCGACCTCGGCGTTGTCACCCTGTCGAAGGAGAACTTCGAGGCCGACGACATTGTGGCCACCCTGGTCACGCAGGCCCGCGCCGAGGGGGACTACGAGATCGTGCTCGTCTCGGGCGACCGCGACTACATCCAGCTCGTGGATAACTCCACGACGCTGCTTTACCCGATGCGCGGGGTGTCCACCATGACGCGGTTCACTCCCGAGTCCGTGAAGGAAAAGTACGGCCTCACCCCGGCCCAGTACCCGGACTTCGCCGCGCTGCGCGGGGACCCGTCGGACAACCTGCCGTCGGTGCCCAAGGTGGGGGAGAAGACAGCCACGAAGTGGATCGCCGAGTACGGCGACCTGGAGGGGCTGATCGCCCACGCCGACGGCATCAAGGGCGTTGCCGGCGGCAACTTCCGCGAGCGCATCGACCAAGTTCGGCTCAACCGCGAGCTCACGCAGATGATCACGGACGTGGATCTGCCCGTGGTCCCGGCGGACCTGGAGATGAAGCCCGCGGACGTGGCGTCGGTGGCCAAGGCGTTCGACGACCTCGAGTTCGGCGTGAACCTGCGCGAGCGCGTCCTGGCTGTGGTTTCCACGTCGGGGGAGAGCGAGGCGCCCGCCGCAGCCACCGAGCTCGCCGAGGTCGAGGTGGAGGACACGTCATTGGATACGTGGCTCGCCGCCCGCGAGGGCGAGGGTGTGGCCGCCTTCGTCACCGGCAATGGCGCCCCGGGCAGAGGTGACGTGGTGGCGCTGGCGCTCGTCGATAAGCAACGACGCGGCATCCACAAAGAGGCCGCGGAGCTGTCCCCGGCCGAGGACGCCGCGCTGAAGCGCTGGGCGGAGTCGGAGGACCCGAAGTTCCTACACGACGCGAAGGCCGCGTTCCACATGTTCAAGGGCCGTGGGATCACGCTGCGCGGCATCGCGCACGACACCGCGATCGCGGCGTACCTGCTGCGGCCGGGCCAGCGCACGTACGAGCTCGCAGACGTCTACCAGCGCCACCTGCAGCGCCACCTCGATACCGGGGGCGACCAGCTCAGCCTGCTCGGCGACACGTCGCTGGTGGATTCGGCGGCGGCCGTGCTCGAGCTCGCCGAGGAACTCGCGCGCCAGCTCAGCGGCATCGACTCCTACGAGCTCTACGCCGACCTCGAGCTGCCGCTCGTGGCGATCCTCGCGGAGATGGAGCACGCGGGCATCGCCGTCGACACCGATGTGCTGGGCGACCAGCTCAAAGACTTCGCCGCGAAGGTCGTCGAGGTCGAGGAGGAAGCTCGCCAGCTTGTCGACGAACCGGGGCTGAACCTGTCGAGCCCCAAGCAGCTCTCGGTGGTCCTCTTTGACAAGCTCAACCTGCCGAAGACGAAGAAGACCAAGACGGGCTATTCCACGGCGGCGGGCGAGATCGAGGCGCTGGCGGAGAAGAATCCGCACCCGTTCCTGGACAAGCTCCTAGCGCACCGCGAGTACCAGAAGATGAAGTCCACCATCGAGGGGCTGATCAAGTCCGTGCAGGACGACGGGCGCATCCACACCACCTTCAAGCAAACCGTCGCTTCGACCGGCCGCCTGTCGTCGGTGGATCCGAACCTGCAGAACATTCCGGTGCGCACCGAGGCCGGCCGCCGTATCCGCTCCGCGTTCACCGTGGGCGACAGCTACGAGTGCCTGCTCACTGCCGATTACTCGCAGATTGAGATGCGCGTGATGGCGCACCTGTCCTCCGACGAGGGGCTCATCGAGGCCTACCGCGAGGGCGAGGACCTGCACAACTTCGTTGGCTCCCGCGTTTTCGACGTGCCGATCGACCAGGTCACCCCGGAACTGCGCCGCCGTGTCAAGGCCATGTCGTACGGCCTGGTGTACGGGCTATCGGCCTACGGCCTGTCCAACCAGCTCTCGATCTCCGCCGGGGAAGCGAAGAACATCATGGAAAACTACTTCGAACGCTTCGGCGGGGTGAAGCGCTACCTCGACGAGGTCGTGGAGAAGGCGCGCCACGACGGCTACACCTCGACCGTCTTCGGGCGCCGCCGCTACCTGCCCGAGCTGACGAGCGACAACCGCGTCGCGCGCGAGAACGCCGAGCGCGCCGCGCTCAACGCGCCGATCCAGGGTTCTGCCGCGGACATCATCAAGGTGGCGATGATCCGCGTGGATCACGCGTTGGAGCCCTTCCAGTCGCGGGTGCTGCTGCAGGTCCACGACGAACTTGTCGTGGAGGTCGCGCCCGGGGAACTCGAGCAGGTCCGCGAGATCGTCGAACGCGAGATGGACTCCGCAATCACGCTGCTTGTGCCGCTAGAGGTGTCTGCCGGAACGGGAGCGAACTGGGATGAAGCAGCGCACTAG
- a CDS encoding winged helix DNA-binding domain-containing protein, with product MKQRTRARARLLSQRLVGESWDSAVDAVRAFGLMQGQETTVFSSIALRTSGGIASVAEALDAHTIVRGYPMRGTVFAGLAEDMRWMTQLLAKPAAERALRNCEAAGVTAAQVDAIREAVLLDGPVDNTQLKAIVARAVGVAVPEPAMVYRPRYLLLVDGTCAYLGTDQALGPAPAAPGIAERFNGERQEAVNDLVRRYVSTRGPVTADDVAWWSKLPVREIRTALASLGDDFVEEDGDFYHASLSNALSNASASTFRAPHLLPAFDEYILGYKDRLFAMSEDVHAHLTPRNMGVFRKSIVVDGVVRGTWKGAGGVLEVEDVGGIPKYAMPGIRRKFAQYPQL from the coding sequence ATGAAGCAGCGCACTAGGGCCCGCGCCAGGCTGCTCTCGCAGCGCCTCGTCGGCGAGAGCTGGGACAGCGCTGTCGACGCGGTGCGCGCGTTCGGGCTGATGCAGGGACAAGAGACGACCGTGTTTTCCTCCATCGCCCTGCGCACCTCGGGCGGGATCGCGTCCGTCGCTGAGGCGCTTGACGCCCACACGATCGTGCGCGGCTACCCGATGCGCGGCACAGTCTTCGCCGGCCTCGCGGAGGACATGCGGTGGATGACGCAGTTGCTCGCAAAACCCGCCGCGGAACGTGCCCTGCGTAACTGCGAGGCGGCCGGTGTCACTGCCGCCCAGGTGGACGCGATCCGCGAGGCCGTTCTTCTCGATGGCCCGGTCGACAACACCCAGCTCAAGGCGATCGTGGCACGCGCCGTCGGCGTTGCGGTTCCCGAACCCGCGATGGTTTATCGCCCCCGCTACCTCTTGCTTGTCGACGGCACCTGCGCCTACCTCGGCACCGACCAAGCACTCGGTCCCGCACCAGCGGCACCAGGCATCGCAGAGCGCTTCAACGGGGAGCGCCAGGAGGCCGTCAACGATCTCGTGCGCCGCTACGTTTCCACCCGCGGGCCGGTCACCGCCGACGACGTCGCGTGGTGGTCGAAGCTGCCGGTGCGCGAGATCCGAACCGCGCTGGCCAGCCTCGGAGACGACTTCGTCGAAGAGGATGGCGACTTTTACCACGCATCGCTTTCCAACGCCCTCTCCAACGCGTCCGCCTCCACCTTCCGCGCCCCGCACCTGCTGCCCGCCTTCGACGAATACATCCTCGGATACAAGGACCGCCTGTTCGCCATGAGCGAGGACGTCCACGCCCACCTGACCCCGCGCAACATGGGTGTGTTTCGCAAGTCCATCGTGGTCGACGGTGTTGTTCGCGGAACCTGGAAGGGCGCCGGCGGTGTGCTCGAGGTGGAAGACGTCGGCGGCATTCCGAAGTACGCAATGCCCGGGATCAGGCGGAAGTTCGCGCAGTACCCGCAGTTGTAG
- a CDS encoding class I SAM-dependent methyltransferase: MPNAADSPSHANRAFWDADAARYHADHRAYLDGFYWCPEMLSEGDARLLGDVSANAVLEIGCGSAPCSSWLAAHAVDSGAGFVAAFDISAGMLSRARRNVALVQADVLALPYRDGAFDVAFSAFGALPFVRDIDAALSEIHRVLVTGGRFVFSATHPMRWIFPDDPESLTAEISYFTREYEERDEHGNLVYAEYHRTFGDWVRALRESSFSLLDVLEPTWPDDLDTTWGQWSAERGRIFPGTAIFICEKL; this comes from the coding sequence GTGCCGAACGCAGCCGATTCGCCCTCGCACGCAAATAGGGCTTTTTGGGACGCCGATGCCGCGCGCTACCACGCTGACCACCGCGCTTACCTCGACGGGTTTTACTGGTGCCCGGAGATGCTTTCTGAGGGGGACGCGCGCTTGCTTGGCGACGTCTCCGCCAACGCCGTCCTCGAGATCGGCTGCGGCTCTGCCCCGTGCTCGTCGTGGCTCGCCGCCCACGCCGTCGATTCTGGTGCGGGCTTCGTGGCCGCGTTCGACATCTCCGCCGGGATGCTGTCGCGGGCGCGGCGCAACGTCGCCCTCGTTCAGGCCGACGTGTTGGCCCTTCCCTACCGCGACGGTGCGTTCGACGTGGCGTTCTCCGCGTTTGGCGCGCTCCCCTTCGTCCGCGACATCGACGCCGCCTTGAGCGAGATCCACCGCGTGCTCGTCACGGGCGGGCGCTTCGTCTTCTCGGCCACGCACCCCATGAGGTGGATCTTCCCGGATGACCCAGAGTCACTCACCGCCGAGATCAGCTACTTCACCCGCGAGTACGAGGAGCGCGACGAGCACGGCAACCTCGTCTACGCCGAATACCACCGCACGTTCGGCGACTGGGTCCGCGCCCTGCGGGAGAGCAGCTTTTCGCTTCTCGACGTCCTCGAGCCCACCTGGCCCGACGACCTCGACACCACCTGGGGTCAGTGGTCCGCCGAGCGCGGACGCATCTTCCCCGGCACAGCAATATTTATCTGCGAAAAACTCTGA
- the rpsA gene encoding 30S ribosomal protein S1 translates to MPTSNAPQVAINDIGSAEDFLAAVDATIKYFNDGDIVTGTVVKVDHDEVLLDIGYKTEGVIPTRELSIKHDIDPDEVVEVGDEVDALVLTKEDKEGRLILSKKRAQYERAWGTIEELQNNDQPVTGTVIEVVKGGLILDIGLRGFLPASLVEMRRVRDLDPYIGQELEAKIIELDKHRNNVVLSRRAYLEETQSAVRSDFLHQLQKGQVRKGVVSSIVNFGAFVDLGGVDGLVHVSELSWKHIDHPSEVVTVGDEVTVEVLDVDLDRERVSLSLKATQEDPWRVFARTHAVGQIVPGKVTKLVPFGAFVRVQEGIEGLVHISELAQRHVEVPDQVVSVGQEVMVKVIDIDLDRRRISLSLKQADEDYTEEFDPSRYGMADSYDEQGNYIFPEGFDPETNEWMEGFDEARQEWEARYAEAERRFQAHTAQIERHRAAAAEAAEKGEGQTNYSSESADAAAPAASEAEESIGSLASDEQLAALRDKLAGN, encoded by the coding sequence ATGCCCACTTCCAACGCACCCCAGGTTGCCATCAACGACATCGGCAGCGCTGAGGATTTTCTTGCCGCAGTAGACGCGACCATCAAGTACTTCAATGATGGCGACATCGTCACCGGCACCGTCGTCAAGGTCGACCACGACGAGGTTCTCCTCGACATCGGGTACAAGACCGAAGGCGTCATCCCGACCCGCGAGCTCTCCATCAAGCACGACATCGACCCGGATGAGGTTGTCGAGGTCGGCGACGAGGTCGACGCACTTGTCCTGACCAAGGAGGACAAGGAAGGCCGCCTGATCCTGTCCAAGAAGCGCGCCCAGTACGAGCGTGCCTGGGGCACCATCGAGGAGCTGCAGAACAACGACCAGCCGGTCACCGGCACGGTCATCGAGGTTGTCAAGGGCGGCCTCATCCTCGACATCGGCCTGCGCGGCTTCCTCCCGGCCTCCCTCGTGGAGATGCGCCGCGTCCGCGACCTGGATCCCTACATCGGCCAGGAGCTCGAGGCGAAGATCATCGAGCTGGACAAGCACCGCAACAACGTGGTCCTGTCCCGCCGCGCCTACCTGGAGGAGACCCAGTCCGCGGTCCGCTCCGACTTCCTGCACCAGCTGCAGAAGGGCCAGGTGCGCAAGGGTGTCGTGTCCTCCATCGTCAATTTCGGCGCCTTCGTCGATCTCGGCGGTGTCGACGGCCTCGTGCACGTCTCCGAGCTGTCCTGGAAGCACATCGACCACCCGTCCGAGGTTGTCACCGTGGGCGACGAGGTCACCGTCGAGGTTCTCGACGTCGATCTCGACCGCGAACGCGTCTCCCTGTCGCTCAAGGCGACCCAGGAAGATCCGTGGCGCGTGTTCGCCCGCACCCACGCCGTGGGCCAGATCGTGCCGGGCAAGGTCACCAAGCTCGTCCCGTTCGGCGCCTTCGTGCGCGTCCAGGAGGGCATCGAGGGCCTCGTCCACATCTCCGAGCTGGCTCAGCGCCACGTCGAGGTGCCGGATCAGGTCGTCAGCGTGGGCCAGGAGGTCATGGTCAAGGTTATTGACATCGACCTGGACCGCCGCCGCATCTCCCTGTCGCTGAAGCAGGCGGACGAGGACTACACCGAAGAGTTCGATCCGTCCCGCTACGGCATGGCCGACTCCTACGACGAGCAGGGCAACTACATCTTCCCCGAGGGCTTCGATCCGGAGACCAACGAGTGGATGGAGGGCTTCGACGAGGCTCGCCAGGAGTGGGAGGCACGCTACGCCGAGGCAGAGCGCCGCTTCCAGGCCCACACGGCCCAGATCGAGCGCCACCGCGCCGCTGCCGCCGAGGCGGCCGAGAAGGGCGAGGGCCAGACCAACTACTCCTCCGAGTCCGCGGATGCTGCAGCTCCGGCAGCGTCCGAGGCAGAGGAGTCCATCGGCTCCCTCGCATCCGATGAGCAGCTCGCCGCGTTGCGCGACAAGCTCGCCGGCAACTAA